Below is a window of Desulfurispira natronophila DNA.
AGGTGACCATAGAAGATGGTGTTGTGGTGTGAGTAGCGACCACGCATCAGCAGAAACTTGTGGGTTTCATTGTTCTTGCGCAGCTCCATGATTTTGTCGGCAATGGTGTCCATGGCCTCATCCCATGAGATGGGCACAAATTTGGGATCTTCTTTGCGTCCCTTTTTCGGATTGGTACGCTTCATGGGGGTCTTAATGCGATCAGGATCGTAGATTTGCTGGAGAATCAGGTGTCCCCGTACACAGCAGTAACCGTCATTCGCTTTACTCAGCTGGTTGCCGCGAACCTTGACAGCGCGTCCATTCTGTACAAAAATCTCGATGGGGCACCAGGTGGTGCAGCCCTGACAGGTGTTGGGAATCCACTTCCCGGCTGCTTCACTTTCAGCGCCTGTTCGTGTTTCGGCAAAGGCGTTGAGCGTGGGTGATTTGGTGCAGCCTTGGAGAGCTACAGCACCAGCTGCAGCTGCACTGACCTTGAGAAACTCACGTCGTTTAATCCGCATTTCTACCTCCTTTTAATGGGTGGGGTGTGTAATGCTGCCATTGCACTTATTGTTCTTGTATTTGTGCAGTGCAATATCTACCCCTCTTGGACTTGTTCAGCGTTAACCTAAATCACCGATTGACTATATGATTTGAGGTAATAGTAAATGTAGGCCTGAATACTGAAAATTACTATCGGTTAAAAACAGTAATTTACTCAGGAAAAACCCCTAGAGTTCTTCGTTGTTACTATGTGCTAATATGTATTATATTGTTTTATGCGCTACCTTTAACGCTGCTTTAATCTGTGGTTGGTAGTCAGCTGATAGTTGTTAAATATCTTCATGCAAGGTATTATTCACTCAGTAAATGCCCTGCACACGAAGGGTTTTCACTTACCTGTCGATAGTGAGCATTTCAGCAAGTTGCCAAGAACCTAGCTAGGCTGTATCTATGAAAAACTCGACGTTGATTTCCCTGTGGTTTGTTTCACTGCTGCTCTTAATAGGCCTTACCCTCTACAATAGCCTGAATTTGAAACGCGAAGAAATTGTTACTATAGATTCTGACAAGGTCATAAGTACTGATTCCATCACAACCCAGCAGGAGTTTTATAGCGTCGCAGTATCCTCCATGATTTCACCATTGGAGACACTGCGGGGTTATGGGCCCCTGCTGGAGCAACTTGAAGCAAGGCTAGGCCGCCAGATCAGATTGATACAAAGGCGCACCTACCAAGAAGTGAACGACCTAATTGAAGCCGGCAAGGTTGATATTGGTTTTATCTGTACTCTCGCCTACGTTAAAGCTTCTGAGTTTGGTGCTCAACTTGTTGCGGTTCCTCAGGTAGATGGTAACGCCTCCTATCAGGCTTACGTTATTACTCGCAAAGACAGTGGCATCTACTCACTTGAGCAGTTAAAAGGCAAACGCTTTGCTTTCACCGATCCTATTTCTTTTTCCGGTCACTTGGCCTTATTGGGCGAACTGCATAAGCTCAACGCAACACCAGAGAATTACTTTGCTAGCACATTCTTTACTTACAGCCATGACAACTCCCTGCGTGCTGTTCATGACGGTATTGTCGATGGGGCAACCATGGACAGTCTGGTCTTTTACGCCACTGCCATGATCTACCCAGAGCTGACAGAAAACCTACAGGTTGTGCATGTATCACCCATGGTAGGCAGTCCGCCGGTGGTAGCTCGCCCAGGGATGAGCGAAGAGGAGTTCGAGCTTATTCGCCGTATTTTCCTATATATGCACAATGAACCAGAAGGCCGTGAGGCTTTGGATACCCTTTATGTCGACCGATTTGTTATGGGTGATGACGCTCACTATAACTATATTCGAAAACTCAGACAGGAGCTTGAATTTGGTTCGTATGCTGACTAGGTTTTGGGGCATTTTTACATGGTTTTCAGATCG
It encodes the following:
- the phnD gene encoding phosphate/phosphite/phosphonate ABC transporter substrate-binding protein, producing the protein MKNSTLISLWFVSLLLLIGLTLYNSLNLKREEIVTIDSDKVISTDSITTQQEFYSVAVSSMISPLETLRGYGPLLEQLEARLGRQIRLIQRRTYQEVNDLIEAGKVDIGFICTLAYVKASEFGAQLVAVPQVDGNASYQAYVITRKDSGIYSLEQLKGKRFAFTDPISFSGHLALLGELHKLNATPENYFASTFFTYSHDNSLRAVHDGIVDGATMDSLVFYATAMIYPELTENLQVVHVSPMVGSPPVVARPGMSEEEFELIRRIFLYMHNEPEGREALDTLYVDRFVMGDDAHYNYIRKLRQELEFGSYAD